One region of Aphelocoma coerulescens isolate FSJ_1873_10779 unplaced genomic scaffold, UR_Acoe_1.0 HiC_scaffold_379, whole genome shotgun sequence genomic DNA includes:
- the LOC138101642 gene encoding electron transfer flavoprotein subunit beta-like: MAALRVLVGVKRVIDFAVKVRVAPGGAGVQAQGVKHSLNPFCEIALEEAVRLREAGVATEVVAFSLGTRASQETLRTALAVGADRAVLAEVAEGATVGPHEVATALAALVGRLQPQLVLLGKQAIDDDCNQTGQLLAAMLDWPQGTFASRVQLEDGAARVEREVDGGLEALRLRLPAVLTADLRLNEPRYATLPNIMKAKKKPLEVLPAADLGVPGGSPRLRVLQLREPPARAGGEKVENVGALVEKLRHSGRI; this comes from the exons ATGGCGGCGCTGCGCGTGCTCGTGGGGGTGAAGCGCGTGATCGACTTCGCCGTCAAG GTGCGTGTggcgccgggcggggccggggtgcAGGCGCAGGGGGTGAAGCACTCCCTGAACCCCTTCTGTGAGATCGCCCTGGAAGAGGCCGTGCGGCTCCGCGAGGCCGGCGTGGCCACCGAGGTCGTGGCCTTCAGCCTGGGCACCCGGGCCAGCCAG GAGACGCTGCGCACGGCTCTGGCCGTCGGCGCTGACCGGGCCGTGCTGGCCGAGGTGGCCGAAGGGGCCACCGTGGGGCCGCACGAAGTGGCCACGGCGCTGGCCGCGCTCGTGGGgcggctgcagccccagctggtgctgctgggcaaACAG GCCATCGACGACGACTGCAACCAGACCGGGCAGCTCCTGGCCGCCATGCTGGACTGGCCGCAG GGCACGTTCGCGTCGCGGGTGCAGCTGGAGGACGGCGCCGCGCGGGTGGAGCGGGAGGTGGACGGCGGCCTGGAGGCGCTGCGGCTGCGGCTGCCGGCCGTGCTCACGGCCGACCTGCGGCTCAACGAGCCCCGCTACGCCACCCTGCCCAACATCATG aaAGCCAAGAAGAAGCCTCTGGAAGTGCTCCCGGCCGCCgatctgggggtcccggggggctccccccgcctcaggGTGCTGCAGCTCCGGGAGCCGCCGGCCCGGGCGGGGGGCGAGAAAGTGGAAAACGTCGGGGCCTTGGtggagaaactgaggcacagcgGCCGCATctga
- the LOC138101644 gene encoding serine/threonine-protein phosphatase 2A 65 kDa regulatory subunit A alpha isoform, producing MAAADGDDSLYPIAVLIDELRNEDVQLRLNSIKKLSTIALALGVERTRSELLPFLTDTIYDEDEVLLALAEQLGTFTALVGGPEFVHCLLPPLESLATVEETVVRDKAVESLRAVSHEHSPPDLEGHFVPLVKRLAGGDWFTSRTSACGLFSVCYPRVSSPVKAELRQYFRNLCSDDTPMVRRAAASKLGEFAKVLELEHVKSEIIPMFSNLASDEQDSVRLLAVEACVSIAQLLPQEELEGLVMPTLRQAAEDKSWRVRYMVADKFTELQRAVGPEITKTDLVGAFQSLMKDCEAEVRAAASHKVKEFCENLSPDCREAVIMGQILPCIKELVSDANQHVKSALASVIMGLSPILGKDNTVEHLLPLFLAQLKDECPEVRLNIISNLDCVNEVIGIRQLSQSLLPAIVELAEDAKWRVRLAIIEYMPLLAGQLGVEFFDEKLNSLCMAWLVDHVYAIREAATSNLRKLVERFGHTWAQGTIVPKVLAMAADPNYLHRMTTLFCINVLSEVCGQEVTTTQMLPTVLRMAADAVANVRFNVAKSLQRIGPILDSGTLQTEVKPVLEKLTQDQDVDVKYFAQEALTVLALA from the exons ATGGCGGCGGCGGACGGCGACGATTCGCTTTACCCCATCGCGGTCCTCATCGACGAGCTCCGTAACGAGGACGTGCAG CTGCGGCTCAACAGCATCAAGAAGCTCTCGACCATCGCGCTGGCGCTGGGCGTGGAGCGGACCCGCAGCGAGCTCCTGCCTTTCCTCACCG ACACGATCTACGATGAGGACGAGGTGCTGCTGGCGCTGGCCGAGCAGCTCGGCACCTTCACCGCCCTCGTCGGGGGCCCCGAGTTCGTGCACTGCCTGCTG CCGCCgctggagagcctggccacGGTGGAGGAGACGGTGGTGCGGGACAAGGCGGTGGAGTCTCTGCGGGCCGTGTCCCACGAGCACTCGCCGCCGGACCTCGAGGGCCACTTCGTGCCGCTGGTCAAGCGCCTGGCGGGCGGCGACTGGTTCACGTCGCGGACCTCGGCCTGCGGCCTCTTCAGCGTCTGCTACCCGCGCGTCTCCAGCCCCGTCAAGGCCGAGCTGCGCCA GTACTTCCGGAACCTGTGCTCGGACGACACGCCCATGGtgcgccgcgccgccgcctccaAGCTGGGCGAGTTCGCCaaggtgctggagctggagcacgTCAAGAGCGAGATCATCCCCATGTTCTCCAACCTGGCCTCCGACGAGCAG GACTCGGTGCGGCTGCTGGCGGTCGAGGCGTGCGTGAGCATCGCGCAGCTGCTGCCGCAGGAGGAGCTCGAGGGGCTGGTGATGCCCACGCTGCGCCAGGCGGCCGAGGACAAGTCCTGGCGCGTGCGCTACATGGTGGCCGACAAGTTCACCGAG CTGCAGCGCGCCGTGGGCCCCGAGATCACCAAGACCGACCTGGTGGGCGCCTTCCAGAGCCTCATGAAGGACTGCGAGGCCGAGGTCCGGGCGGCCGCCTCGCACAAGGTCAAAG AGTTCTGTGAGAATCTCTCCCCCGACTGCCGCGAGGCCGTGATCATGGGCCAGATCCTGCCCTGCATCAAG GAGCTGGTGTCGGACGCCAACCAGCACGTGAAGTCGGCGCTGGCATCGGTGATCATGGGGCTGTCGCCCATCCTGGGCAAGGACAACACCGTGGAGCACCTGCTGCCCCtgttcctggcacagctcaagGACGAG TGCCCCGAGGTGCGGCTGAACATCATCTCGAACCTGGACTGCGTCAACGAGGTCATCGGCATCCGGCAGCTCTCGCAGTCGCTGCTGCCGGCCATCGTCGAGCTGGCCGAGGATGCCAAGTGGCGCGTGCGGCTGGCCATCATCGAGTACATGCCGCTGCTGGCCGGCCAGCTg GGCGTGGAATTCTTCGATGAGAAGCTGAACTCGCTCTGCATGGCCTGGCTGGTGGACCACg TGTACGCCATCCGCGAGGCCGCCACCAGTAACCTGCGCAAGCTGGTGGAGCGCTTCGGGCACACCTGGGCCCAGGGCACCATCGTGCCCAAGGTGCTGGCCATGGCCGCCGACCCCAACTACCTGCACCGCATGACCACGCTCTTCTGCATCAAC GTGCTGTCCGAGGTGTGTGGCCAGGAGGTGACCACCACGCAGATGCTGCCCACGGTGCTGCGCATGGCGGCCGACGCCGTGGCCAACGTCCGCTTCAACGTGGCCAAGTCGCTGCAGCGCATCGGGCCCATCCTGGACAGCGG GACGCTGCAGACCGAGGTGAAGCCGGTGCTGGAGAAGTTGACGCAGGACCAGGACGTCGACGTCAAGTACTTCGCACAGGAGGCGCTGACAG TGCTGGCGCTGGCCTGA